In the genome of Sciurus carolinensis chromosome 3, mSciCar1.2, whole genome shotgun sequence, one region contains:
- the Spata32 gene encoding spermatogenesis-associated protein 32 isoform X1 produces the protein MGLTGANGFPCCGKGAVDIVEIPNDFNYRRPHSQLTEEEEDTEVEEELLEEKPLHKVDSHENLDSLPDLEDSPEMGRGLYQVSKPEAEPQWKMTTLECDPTEQQSYRIETLHPYTEAMPTPRNFKQWRISSNSSLQSVSEKDQILPEHRSIRVQTSKHLFWANKLIQASEHSLQQAVSRQCKERDTEKTPSHPKQESNPNHPLGPEKQFQISRTQSALAVSTCQPTPSPCLSTSSLPPTIGLADLINFASSLAIASSSDIQLPNLEKMIKASPQKSVAPSTEPVKPSAEPAQPTEDNPKLPENPPKAMEPEKAPEQENNSFPSYLDFNKPGVKRTTIEGEVKFLQTQATSPELQKAKEHSVPGTKKGNPLLLKIHFKLSSPSVPE, from the exons ATGGGGCTGACAG GTGCCAATGGATTTCCCTGCTGTGGCAAGGGGGCAGTGGACATCGTGGAGATACC GAATGACTTCAACTACCGCCGGCCCCACTCCCAAttgacagaagaggaagaagacacAGAG GTGGAGGAAGAATTGCTAGAGGAGAAGCCTCTGCACAAAGTTGACTCCCATGAAAACCTGGACTCCCTCCCAGATCTGGAAGACAGCCCAGAGATGGGGCGAGGGCTGTACCAGGTATCCAAGCCTGAAGCTGAGCCCCAGTGGAAGATGACCACCCTGGAGTGTGATCCCACCGAGCAGCAGAGTTACAGGATAGAGACCCTCCATCCCTACACCGAGGCGATGCCAACACCAAGGAACTTCAAGCAATGGAGGATAAGCTCCAACTCCAGCCTCCAGAGTGTCTCAGAGAAGGATCAGATACTCCCTGAGCATCGCTCCATCCGCGTGCAGACCTCCAAGCACCTCTTCTGGGCAAATAAGCTCATCCAAGCCTCAGAGCACAGCCTGCAACAGGCAGTAAGCAGGCAGTgcaaagagagagacacagagaagacCCCCAGCCACCCAAAGCAGGAGTCCAACCCCAATCACCCACTGGGCCCTGAGAAGCAGTTCCAGATCTCCAGGACCCAGTCAGCTCTCGCAGTCTCAACCTGCCAGCCAACGCCAAGCCCCTGTCTGTCAACCTCCAGCCTCCCGCCGACCATCGGCCTGGCAGACCTGATCAATTTCGCATCTTCCTTGGCCATAGCCTCTTCCAGCGACATACAATTGCCCAATTTGGAGAAAATGATCAAAGCTTCTCCCCAGAAGTCTGTGGCACCTTCTACAGAGCCTGTGAAACCTTCTGCAGAGCCTGCACAGCCCACTGAGGACAATCCAAAACTGCCTGAGAATCCACCCAAAGCCATGGAGCCAGAGAAAGCTCCAGAACAGGAAAACAACAGCTTCCCTTCTTACCTAGACTTCAACAAGCCCGGGGTCAAGAGAACCACCATTGAGGGGGAAGTGAAGTTCCTCCAGACACAGGCCACCTCCCCCGAGCTGCAGAAAGCCAAGGAACA CTCGGTGCCGGGAACCAAGAAAGGGAATCCATTATTGCTGAAAATCCATTTTAAGCTGTCATCCCCCTCCGTCCCAGAGTAA
- the Spata32 gene encoding spermatogenesis-associated protein 32 isoform X2, with product MWPPPHLESPSILPISNVFPGNDFNYRRPHSQLTEEEEDTEVEEELLEEKPLHKVDSHENLDSLPDLEDSPEMGRGLYQVSKPEAEPQWKMTTLECDPTEQQSYRIETLHPYTEAMPTPRNFKQWRISSNSSLQSVSEKDQILPEHRSIRVQTSKHLFWANKLIQASEHSLQQAVSRQCKERDTEKTPSHPKQESNPNHPLGPEKQFQISRTQSALAVSTCQPTPSPCLSTSSLPPTIGLADLINFASSLAIASSSDIQLPNLEKMIKASPQKSVAPSTEPVKPSAEPAQPTEDNPKLPENPPKAMEPEKAPEQENNSFPSYLDFNKPGVKRTTIEGEVKFLQTQATSPELQKAKEHSVPGTKKGNPLLLKIHFKLSSPSVPE from the exons ATGTGGCCCCCACCACACCTAGAATCTCCCTCCATTTTGCCCATTTCCAATGTTTTCCCAGG GAATGACTTCAACTACCGCCGGCCCCACTCCCAAttgacagaagaggaagaagacacAGAG GTGGAGGAAGAATTGCTAGAGGAGAAGCCTCTGCACAAAGTTGACTCCCATGAAAACCTGGACTCCCTCCCAGATCTGGAAGACAGCCCAGAGATGGGGCGAGGGCTGTACCAGGTATCCAAGCCTGAAGCTGAGCCCCAGTGGAAGATGACCACCCTGGAGTGTGATCCCACCGAGCAGCAGAGTTACAGGATAGAGACCCTCCATCCCTACACCGAGGCGATGCCAACACCAAGGAACTTCAAGCAATGGAGGATAAGCTCCAACTCCAGCCTCCAGAGTGTCTCAGAGAAGGATCAGATACTCCCTGAGCATCGCTCCATCCGCGTGCAGACCTCCAAGCACCTCTTCTGGGCAAATAAGCTCATCCAAGCCTCAGAGCACAGCCTGCAACAGGCAGTAAGCAGGCAGTgcaaagagagagacacagagaagacCCCCAGCCACCCAAAGCAGGAGTCCAACCCCAATCACCCACTGGGCCCTGAGAAGCAGTTCCAGATCTCCAGGACCCAGTCAGCTCTCGCAGTCTCAACCTGCCAGCCAACGCCAAGCCCCTGTCTGTCAACCTCCAGCCTCCCGCCGACCATCGGCCTGGCAGACCTGATCAATTTCGCATCTTCCTTGGCCATAGCCTCTTCCAGCGACATACAATTGCCCAATTTGGAGAAAATGATCAAAGCTTCTCCCCAGAAGTCTGTGGCACCTTCTACAGAGCCTGTGAAACCTTCTGCAGAGCCTGCACAGCCCACTGAGGACAATCCAAAACTGCCTGAGAATCCACCCAAAGCCATGGAGCCAGAGAAAGCTCCAGAACAGGAAAACAACAGCTTCCCTTCTTACCTAGACTTCAACAAGCCCGGGGTCAAGAGAACCACCATTGAGGGGGAAGTGAAGTTCCTCCAGACACAGGCCACCTCCCCCGAGCTGCAGAAAGCCAAGGAACA CTCGGTGCCGGGAACCAAGAAAGGGAATCCATTATTGCTGAAAATCCATTTTAAGCTGTCATCCCCCTCCGTCCCAGAGTAA
- the LOC124981015 gene encoding uncharacterized protein LOC124981015 encodes MPLRPPQKPRRLLTRDPGEERSNRMQKGRSQLHTAQMTQMEPPEAIAIKTEPTTQRTREFKSPVTTHSVWSGPEAKTQSVTDENLLPLTPRQLTAFQDIFKLFSCSPTGTVDMRSMKIALRNVDIQLGPQEMCEALRLADLDGDGIVSFKDFLGVLTDNHYLVQCLRQVRNHRVCDHRSLKTLFIEMLFKLLNQGFVPSKSAQEVMSYYFKKQRTLQLNPGCKGRARGQGRPSRAHAGLNFLCQAARVSGLSNTELARSLHTLYKAGARPVGRGRGPEARGWGPRERGHSRSHTVPTPISGLRGPTPRTVPSFSSRAPAPGARCPYSQMPKLAGRTRPECKTRSRIPGPDVRLPKPHQPGRSKLPPNLGPVSPGYVDESLEQMRLSKRAPSPATLVQKQPFSPSPASLQKTVRSLYK; translated from the exons ATGCCTCTAAGGCCTCCACAGAAGCCTCGAAGACTGCTCACACGAGATCCAGGAGAGGAGCGGTCCAACAGGATGCAGAAAGGGAGGTCTCAGCTGCATACTGCCCAAATGACCCAGATGGAGCCACCAGAAGCCATAGCCATAAAGACTGAGCCGACTACACAGAGGACAAGAGAATTCAAGAGCCCTGTGACTACCCACTCAGTTTGGTCAGGCCCGGAAGCCAAAACTCAGAG CGTGACAGACGAGAACCTACTGCCCCTGACACCCCGGCAGCTGACAG CCTTCCAGGATATCTTCAAACTGTTCAGCTGCAGCCCAACAGGCACCGTGGACATGCGCAGCATGAAAATTGCCCTGCGTAATGTGGATATCCAACTGGGCCCACAGGAGATGTGTGAGGCTCTTCGGCTGGCAGACTTGGATG gTGATGGAATCGTAAGCTTCAAAGACTTCCTGGGTGTCCTCACTGACAACCATTACTTGGTTCAGTGCCTAA GGCAAGTGAGAAACCATAGGGTCTGTGACCACCGGAGCCTAAAGACCCTGTTCATAGAGATGCTGTTCAAGCTGCTGAACCAGGGCTTTGTGCCCTCCAAGTCCGCGCAGGAGGTGATGAG TTACTACTTCAAGAAGCAAAGGACTCTGCAGCTGAACCCGGGGTGTAAGGGTCGGGCCCGCGGCCAGGGCCGGCCTTCGCGCGCTCACGCTGGCCTCAACTTCCTCTGTCAGGCGGCGCGCGTCAGCGGCCTCTCCAACACTGAGCTAGCGCGCTCGCTGCACACACTGTACAAAGCGGGTGCGCGCCCAGTGGGGCGCGGGCGGGGGCCCGAGGCGCGGGGCTGGGGACCGCGAGAGAGGGGACACTCTCGGTCACACACAGTCCCCACCCCCATTTCTGGCCTCCGAGGACCCACTCCCCGCACTgtcccctctttctcctcccgGGCGCCCGCCCCAGGTGCGCGCTGCCCCTACTCTCAGATGCCCAAACTGGCCGGGCGGACGAGGCCAGAATGCAAGACGCGGAGCCGAATCCCCGGCCCAGACGTCCGCCTTCCCAAGCCTCACCAGCCCGGCCGCTCCAAGCTCCCGCCCAACCTGGGACCTGTCAGCCCAG GGTACGTGGACGAATCGCTGGAGCAAATGCGCCTCTCGAAGCGGGCTCCCTCCCCTGCGACTCTAGTGCAGAAGCAACCCTTCTCCCCTTCGCCAGCCTCTTTGCAGAAAACTGTGAGGAGCTTGTACAAGTAA